From Hydra vulgaris chromosome 15, alternate assembly HydraT2T_AEP, one genomic window encodes:
- the LOC136092190 gene encoding uncharacterized protein LOC136092190 codes for MDIALHGSSADEKRRSEVLRSIKTLDELTSEKNKIGFAISKSALYTHLLPRSYGTLEGKRHVKTVPVRLISPQNKSHLKRVDGLFFSSTIKYVEEVRSILGPDEVCFFSQDDKTKVPFGITAAKKQAPLLMHLEHRVTLPDHDWVGVANHKLIPS; via the exons ATGGATATTGCTCTCCATGGTTCGTCCGCTGATGAAAAACGTCGGTCAGAGGTTCTTCGG agCATTAAAACTCTCGACGAATTGACATCCGAGAAGAACAAAATTGGATTTGCAATCAGCAAGAGCGCCCTCTATACTCATCTACTTCCAAGAAGTTACGGAACATTAGAAGGCAAAAGGCACGTCAAAACAGTCCCTGTTAGATTGATCAGTCCTCAAAATAAATCTCATTTAAAACGTGTTGACGGACTCTTTTTCAGTTCAACTATAAAATATGTAGAAGAAGTTCGTTCTATTTTAGGGCCAGATGAAGTGTGTTTCTTTAGCCAAGACGACAAGACTAAAGTGCCATTTGGAATTACAGCAGCCAAAAAACAGGCGCCGTTGTTGATGCATTTGGAGCACCGGGTAACTCTCCCGGATCACGACTGGGTCGGGGTTGCTAACCACAAGCTTATACCATCTTAA
- the LOC124809139 gene encoding prolyl-tRNA synthetase associated domain-containing protein 1 isoform X2, translating into MSSNGRHQLMELLNNLKIETRVVEHPAVFTVDAMMDYLKDVDGFVTKNLFLKDKKNKLWLLCTSHSSQIKLSDVAKLVGAAGTLRFADEKIMIEKLGVAQGSCTPLSLCNDKNNDVKLILDQHLLRDGSWIYSHPLENTATLGMSVENFKMFLKETGHEPEVINVN; encoded by the coding sequence ATGTCTTCAAATGGTCGACACCAGCTTAtggaattattaaataatttaaaaatagaaacaagaGTTGTTGAACATCCTGCTGTATTTACTGTTGATGCTATGATGGACTATTTGAAAGATGTTGATGGTTTTGTTACTAAGAATCTGTtccttaaagataaaaaaaataagctatGGTTACTTTGTACGTCTCATTCTAGTCAAATTAAGCTAAGCGATGTAGCAAAATTGGTTGGAGCAGCAGGTACTTTAAGGTTTGCAgatgaaaaaataatgattgaaAAGCTAGGTGTCGCTCAAGGAAGTTGTACTCCACTTTCTTtatgtaatgataaaaataacgACGTCAAGTTAATTTTAGACCAACATTTATTGAGAGATGGATCATGGATATACTCTCACCCACTAGAAAATACTGCTACTCTAGGGATGAGTgtagaaaatttcaaaatgttccTTAAAGAAACTGGACATGAACCTGAAGTTATTAATGTCAactag